One stretch of Arachis duranensis cultivar V14167 chromosome 1, aradu.V14167.gnm2.J7QH, whole genome shotgun sequence DNA includes these proteins:
- the LOC107472903 gene encoding uncharacterized protein LOC107472903 produces MKSVGLILKLGQINQFLIIIHFLEPSINTGSNAFIENGFRNWKKVNSGKECALLNHIGKGPNSFHHKALKSCDDLMKQSQHIDRLLHKQTSEEIEKNRIRLGASIDCIRWLTFQGCAYRGHDESQSSSNRGNFLEMLKFLGSYNERVKKNVLKNAPKNAKYTSNDVQKEILHILATKVRNSIGEEIGDAKFCIIVDEARDESKKEQMAIILRFVALDGFVKERLFDLVHVTDTCATTLKKELISVISYYNFQVENIRGQGYDGASNMRGEWNGLQALFLKDSPQAYYVHYFAHMLQLALVAASRDVLQIHEFFTQLNSIVTIVSASSKRHDQLQESQAIENTNLVAQNELKTGKCANQISTLQRVGDTRWSSHFNSICSLVKMFTATNIVLNNIIEDGTTYAQRGEAYGVSKIVLSFEFVFTLHLMKEIIGITNVLCQTLQQQSQDILNAIHIVSTSKLLLQQLRDGGWCNFLANIKDFCEKHEIEVPNMSAQYIFGRGRSRQPSVTVEHHYRIDVFLTTIDSQIQELNSRFNEQTIELLTLSCALDPKDNFKSFNIEEISKLAEKFYPLDFSSNELNILKPQLQHYQHDIPNHLKGIVSTATIERAFSAMKIVKTRLRSKMADEFLADNLVIYIEKELAAIFDTNSIIDDFENRKKMPNSLFMIQNCFWHGFANGIFWCGFVNEIVYYHESCDLHRDETAEMGANINAHVMISIFGAVGEPNVVEVVLGDEDDVESATIDDDRDDNIGMRIPVRTGGASSSGTQQYSLHFSALDLDAMRLEGLPDLDLALEIHMTPQV; encoded by the exons ATGAAATCCGTCGGACTTATATTAAAGTTGGGCCAAATCAACCAATTCTTGATAATTATCCATTTTCTG gAACCTTCAATCAATACGGGTTCAAATGCTTTTATTGAGAATGGTTTcaggaattggaagaaagtgaATAGTGGAAAAGAATGTGCTCTTTTGAATCACATTGGCAAAGGTCCTAACTCATTCCATCATAAGGCGCTGAAATCATGTGATGATTTGATGAAACAATCACAACATATTGACAGACTTCTTCATAAGCAAACATCAGAAGAGATTGAAAAGAATCGAATTCGACTAGGAGCATCTATAGATTGCATTAGATGGTTGACATTTCAAGGTTGTGCATACAGAGGACATGATGAAAGCCAAAGTTCAAGCAACAGAGGAAACTTTTTggaaatgttaaaatttttgggatCTTACAATGAAAGAGTGAAAAAGAATGTTTTGAAAAATGCTCCAAAAAATGCTAAGTATACTTCAAATGATGTCCAAAAAGAAATTCTACATATTCTTGCTACTAAGGTGAGAAATTCAATTGGAGAAGAGATTGGAGATGCcaaattttgtattattgttgATGAAGCTAGAGATGAATCTAAAAAGGAGCAAATGGCCATTATTTTGAGATTTGTTGCTCTAGATGGTTTTGTTAAAGAGAGATTATTTGATCTTGTGCATGTCACTGATACTTGTGCAACAACTTTAAAGAAAGAATTGATTTCTGTCATTTCTTATTATAATTTCCAAGTTGAAAATATTAGGGGTCAAGGGTATGATGGTGCTAGCAACATGCGGGGTGAGTGGAATGGTTTGCAAGCTTTGTTTCTTAAAGATTCTCCACAAGCATACTATGTACATTATTTTGCTCATATGTTACAATTAGCATTGGTGGCAGCTTCAAGAGATGTACTtcaaattcatgaattttttACTCAATTAAACTCTATTGTCACTATTGTTAGTGCTTCTTCAAAAAGACATGATCAATTACAAGAATCTCAAGCAATTGAAAATACAAACTTGGTTGctcaaaatgaattaaaaacagGCAAATGTGCGAATCAAATAAGCACTTTACAAAGAGTTGGGGATACTCGATGGAGCTCtcactttaattctatttgCAGTTTGGTAAAAATGTTTACTGCTACCAACATTGTTCTCAATAATATCATTGAAGACGGGACAACTTATGCACAAAGAGGTGAGGCTTATGGTGTTAGTAAAATAGTATtgtcatttgaatttgttttcacTTTGCACTTGATGAAAGAGATTATAGGAATCACTAATGTTCTTTGCCAAACACTACAACAACAATCTCAAGATATTCTTAATGCAATACATATTGTTTCTACATCAAAGTTACTtcttcaacaattaagagaCGGTGGATGGTGCAATTTTCTTGCAAATATTAAAGATTTTTGTGAAAAGCATGAAATTGAAGTCCCTAATATGAGTGCACAATATATTTTTGGAAGAGGTCGATCTCGTCAACCAAGTGTGACAGTTGAGCATCATTATCGAATAGATGTATTCTTGACAACAATTGACTCTCAAATACAAGAGTTGAATAGTAGATTTAATGAGCAAACAATAGAGCTTTTGACTTTGAGTTGTGCTTTAGATCCTAAGGACAATTTCAAATCATTTAATATTGAAGAAATTAGCAAATTAGCAGAGAAGTTTTATCCCCTTGACTTTTCTTCTAATGAGCTAAATATTTTGAAACCTCAGTTGCAACATTATCAGCATGATATACCAAATCATTTGAAAGGCATTG TGTCTACAGCAACAATAGAAAGAGCTTTTTCAGCAATGAAAATTGTTAAGACAAGACTCCGAAGTAAGATGGCTGATGAATTTCTTGCAGACAATTTGGTCatctatatagaaaaagaattagCAGCTATTTTCGACACAAATTCAATTAtagatgattttgaaaatagaaaaaaaatgccGAATAGCCTTTTCATGATACAAAACT GTTTTTGGCATGGATTTGCTAATGGGATCTTTTGGTGTGGATTCGTCAATGAGATAGTCTACTACCACGAGTCTT GTGATCTACACCGCGATGAGACTGCAGAAATGGGTGCTAACATAAATGCCCATGTTATGATTTCGATTTTTGGGGCGGTTGGAGAACCAAATGTGGTGGAAGTTGTCCTTGGGGATGAAGATGATGTCGAGTCTGCCACAATTGATGATGACCGCGATGATAATATAGGGATGAGAATTCCTGTTAGGACTGGTGGAGCATCGAGCTCGGGAACTCAGCAGTACTCACTGCACTTTTCTGCTCTAGACTTGGATGCGATGAGACTGGAAGGGTTACCGGATCTGGATTTGGCGCTAGAGATTCACATGACACCGCAAGTGTAG